GGCGGCGGTGCCGGGGTCGGATCCGGAGACGGGGCGGGGGGTGGTGTCCGCGCGGGTGCCGGGGTCGGTGTCGGTGTCGGTGGCACCGGCGTCGATGTCCGTGCCGGTGCCGGTGTCGGTGGCGTCGATGTCCGTGCCGGTGCCGGTGCCGGGTCCGTGGGTGTTGCGCAGGAGGGATTCGACGAGTGCGGTGACGTGCCGGCGGTCGGCGGGGGAGAGTCGCCGGACGCTGGCGATGAGGGTGGCGACCTCGGGGTCGGCGGTGGCGCCGGGGGGCTCCTCGAAGTAGAGGTGGATGCCGCAGGCCTCGGCCGCCGCCCTGCGTACGGTCTCCAGGGGGAGTTCCAGTCCGCGGGCGAGGCCCTCCAGGGTGGTCTGCTGCGGCATCCGGGTGACCCGTTCGGCGGTGGCCAGATGGTGCACGGTGGAGCGCGGGACACCGCCGCGCCGGGCAACCTCGCCGTAGGACCAGCCCCGCTGCTCCAGCCGGCTCTTCACCAATTCCCGCAGTGCGTTGGCCACGCGAGGGATTCTCCCTGCCGAGACGCCGGATGACCAAACCCGGTGAACGAAGTTGCGGAGAGGCACCGGAAACGCTTGGCGTCCAATCACGTCGGACGATTCGCCCACAGTCATTGGACAGGCCGCTTGCCGGGCCCCTCCGTACGACACTCGCCCGAGCCCTCCCGAACGCCCCTCGAACAGCCTTGGCCATCCGCCCGGGCGCCCGGCACTTCGGGCACGGCACACCGGTTCAACGCCGCGCACCCCGTCGGGTCACGCCCGGCACGGAGCCGGCGGCCGGCACCCCCTCCCGGCCCGGCACCCCCTCCCGGCCCGGCCGCAACGCCCGGCCCGAACGCCCGCCACCCCCGCCCGGCACCACGGGGGCGACCGCGGATGCCCTTGCGATCACGCCCCCCGCTCCGGGACCCTGTGCTGTGAGTCCGCGGCCCCAAAGGGGCAGCGGGCTCAAACAGTTGCGACTTGGGGTGATTCGAGCAGATTCTCCGGCCGCGGCTGGCCCGTGATGGGGGTCCCGTTCATGAACGAACGCGGAGACGGGCATCATGCAACCGGAAGACCATCGTCTTATGTCTACGGATACGGTGGTCTGCCATTGATGCGTCCGGTACCGGCTGGCCAAGGGGAGCCGCGGTCCGGACACGACCGAACGATCACGCAGCCAGCAGGCGTGCGGGGGGAATGAAACGTATGACGTCGACGCCGACCGGCGCCCGGCCGCAGGACGACGACCCTTCCCGGACCACGCAGCTTCGGGTTCCCCCGCAGCTCAGGACCGGAGGCCACCGGTTGCGCCCCAAGAAGGCGCTGCCGAGGTACGACTACGAGCACTACAGCCGGCTGGCCGGTCCCCTGACCCAGCCGGACCCGTCGAGACCGTACCGGGTGCAGTACCGCTCGCTGCTGTCGCAGGAGCCGCACCGCGTCCGGGCCGCGCTGCTCCTCGGCGCCGCGCCGCTGGTCTCGCTGGGCCTGTTCGCCTGGCTGATGCAGCCGCAGCACTGGACCGAGCGCGACCCCAACCTCGACAACGAGCTGCTGCTCTGGCTCGACGTCGTCATGCTGGTGTCGATCGGCCTGATCGAGCTCTTCCGCACGATGAACGTCCTGTCGAACGCGCACGCGACCCTCGTCGCGCGCGACCCGATACCCGTGGTGCCGGAGTCCGGCACCCGCGTCGCCTTCCTCACCTCCTTCGTGCCGGGCAAGGAGCCCCTGGAGATGGTGACGAAGACGCTCGAGGCGGCCGTGAAGATCCGCCACCGCGGACTGATGCACGTGTGGCTGCTCGACGAGGGCGACGACCCGGCCGTCAAGGAGGTCTGCGCACGGCTCGGCGTCCACCACTTCTCCCGCAAGGGCATAGCCAAGTGGAACCAGGAGAAGGGCGCCCACCGGGCCAAGACCAAGCACGGCAACTACAACGCCTGGCTCGAGGCGCACGGCGGCGACTACGACTTCTTCGCGTCCGTCGACACCGACCACGTACCGCTGCCGAACTACCTGGAGCGGATGCTCGGGTACTTCCGCGACCCGGACGTCGGCTTCGTGATCGGCCCGCAGGTCTACGGCAACTACGACACCTTCGTCACCAAGGCCGCCGAGTCCCAGCAGTTCCTCTTCCACGCCCTGATCCAGCGCGCCGGCAACCGCTACGGCGCCCCCATGTTCGTCGGCACCTCCAACGCCGTGCGCATCAGCGCCATCAAGCAGATCGGCGGCCTGTACGACTCGATCACCGAGGACATGGCGACCGGCTTCGAGATGCACCGGGCCAAGAACCCGGCCACCGGCAACAAGTGGCGGTCCGTCTACACCCCGGACGTGCTGGCCGTCGGTGAGGGCCCGTCCGCCTGGACCGACTTCTTCACCCAGCAGCTGCGCTGGTCCCGCGGCACCTACGAGACGATCCTCAAGCAGTACTGGAAGGGCTTCGGCACCCTGCCGGCCGGCAAGCTCTTCAACTACACCATGATGATCATCTTCTACCCGATGTCGGCCCTCAACTGGATCCTGGCGGCGCTCAGTTGCGCGCTGTTCCTGGGCATGGGCGCCTCGGGTGTGCAGATCGACCCGGCCGTCTGGATGATGCTGTACGGCAACGCCTCAGCCCTTCAGATCGGCCTCTACATCTGGAACCGCCGCCACAACGTGTCGCCCCACGAGCCCGAGGGCTCCGGCGGCCTGGCCGGCATGGTGATGTCCGCGCTCTCCGCACCGATCTACGCACGCTCCCTGATGGACGCCGTACTGCGCCGCAAGAGCAAGTTCGTGGTGACGCCCAAGGGCGACTCCTCCAGCCCGGACACGCTCTTCGGCACGTTCCGCATCCACCTCTTCTTCATCCTGATCTTCGGCGGCTCGCTCGCCTCCTCGTTCTGGTTCGGGCACGACCATCCGGCGATGATCACCTGGGCCGGTCTGGCCCTGCTGATCACCGCGGCGCCCATCTTCGCCTGGCGACACGGCATCCGCGAGGAGAAGAAGAAGCGGCGGGGGCGGCGCCGTGCGAAGCCGGGGACGGGCGGCGGGGCCTCCGAGGCCGTGCCGCCGGCCGCCCATGAGCAGCAGCCGCAGCAGTGGGCCCCCGCGGACCAGACCATGCAGATCGCCCTTGGGGGACGTAAGAAATGAGCGCACTTCCCGTCCGGCCGAACCACCGCAAGAACCGGGCCCGACGGATCCTGATCGGCGCGGCGGTCGTGGCGGCGATCGCCGGGTTCAACGGACCCGCGATGTACCGGTACGGCTCGGAGCAGTACCACGAGTACAAGATCGACCGGCCCGAGTACAAGGCGGCGAACGGCCGCTGGGACCTCCTCGACGTCCCCGCCGAGTACAAGATCAACACGATCCACGCGGCCCTGCTGCACACCGGCAAGGTGCTGCTGATCGCGGGCTCCGGCAACAACCAGAAGAACTTCGACGCCAAGAAGTTCGAGTCGGTGCTGTGGGACCCGGAGACGAACGAGTTCACGCACATACCCACGCCCAAGGACATGTTCTGCGCCGGGCACACCCAGCTGCCCGACGGCAAGCTGCTGGTCGCGGGCGGCACCAAGCGCTACGAGAAGCTCGAGGGCGACGTCACCAAGGCCGGCGGCCTGATGATCGTCCACAACGAGGACCCCGACAAGCCGATCACCCTGCCCGCGGGCACCAGGTTCACCGGCAAGGAGAACGGCAAGACCTTCGTCTCCAAGGACCCGGTCCTCGTCGAGAAGGCGAAGAAGGTCTTCGACAAGAAGACGGGCCGCTTCCTGCGGACCGAGGCGGGCCTCGGCCGGATCTACGTCGAGGCCGAGAAGTCCGGCAAGCGGTACGAGACCGGCACCGAGGACAACTACCGGGTGCACGGCCTGCAGGGCACGGACAACCAGAACGTCTACGGCATCGCGCAGAAGCTCGCCCTCGACAAGAAGGACTTCCAGGGCATCAAGGAGGCCTACGAGTTCGACCCGGTCGCGGAGAAGTACATCACCGTCGACCCCATGAACGAGGCCCGCTGGTACCCCACGCTCACCACGCTCGAGGACGGCAAGGTCCTGTCCCTGTCCGGACTGGACGAGATCGGCCAGATCGTCCCCGGCAAGGACGAGATCTACGACCCGAAGACGAAGAAGTGGGAGTACACCGGCTTCGAGCGGCGCTTCCCGACCTACCCCGCGATCTTCCTGATGGACAACGGGAAGCTCTTCTACTCCGGCTCCAACGCCGGGTACGGCCCCGCGGACGTGGGCCGCGACCCCGGGGTCTGGGACCTGGACACCAACACGTTCACCAAGGTCCCCGGGCTGAGCGACCCGGACCTGATGGAGACCTCGGCGACGGTGATGCTGCCGCCCGCCCAGGACCAGCGGTTCATGGTCATCGGCGGCGGCGGGGTCGGCGAGTCCGAGAAGTCCAGCGAGAAGTCCCGGCTGGTCGACCTGAAGGACCCGAAGCCGCGCTTCAAGGACGGCGCCTCGCTCGACAAGGGCACCCGCTATCCGAGCGCCTCGCTCCTGCCGGACGACAGCGTGCTGGTCACCGGCGGCTCCGAGGACTACCGGGGCCGCAGCGGGTCCAACGTCCTGGAGGCGCGCACCTACGACCCGAAGACGGGGAAGTACACGCGGGTCGCCGACCCCCGGGTCGGCCGCAACTACCACTCGGGGTCCGTGCTGCTGCCCGACGGCCGTGTGATGATCTTCGGCTCGGACTCGCTCTTCGGTGACGACGCCAACACCAAGCCCGGTGTCTTCGAGCAGCGCATCGAGATCTACACCCCGCCCTACCTCTACCGGGACTCGCGACCGGAGATCGGCGCCGGACCCAAGAAGATCGAGCGCGGCGGTTCGGCGACGTTCAAGAGCCCGGACGCGGCGAAGCTGGCCTCGGCGAAGCTGATGCGGCCCAGCGCCGTGACGCATGTGACCGATGTCGACCAGCGCTCCATCGCGCTGGAGATGAGGAAGACGGCGGACGGTTTCACGGTCACCGTGCCCGAGAACCGGTCCCTGGTCCCGTCCGGCTGGTACATGCTGTTCGTGACGGACGACAAGGGCACCCCGTCCGAGGCGGTCTGGGTCGAGGTCCCGTAGACCGTCCGGGGCGGCCGACCGGACAGCGGCCGGCCAGCCGGACATCGGACAGCCGGACTGCAGATGAAGGGGGCTCCCGCGGCGGGAGCCCCCTTCGTCCTTCGTCCCTCGTCGCTCGTCGCTCGTCCTTCTTCGCGAGCTCGGCTGCTCGGGGTCGCGGGCGAGGCGGCACGCCGCGCGGTGCCGCGGACCGGATCAAGCGCCGCGGTGCTGCGGACCGGCTCGAACGCCGCGCGGTGCCGCGGGCCGGATCGAGCGCCTCGCGCTGACGCGCGCCGGCTGGAGCGCTACTCGGTGTTGCGGGCCAGTTCGAGCGCGTACTCCGGGTACCAGTCGCCGGCCTTGGGGCCGCCCTTGCAGTCACCGTCGGACTCCCCCGGCCGCTTCACCCACAGATAGGCGTCGACGAGGGGGTCGCCGGTCTTGGTCGTGGGTTCCTCGCCGAGGGCGCGACCGGGCGGGTTGCACCAGTTCTCCTTGGGATCGCCGCCGGTGTAGGGCCCGTTGCCGTTGCGGCTGGTGTCGATCACATAGTGCTTCCCGCCGACCTTGGCGGAGAGCGCGTGGCCGAAGTCCTTGCTGGCCTCGGTCGTCTGGAAGTTGGAGACGTTGACCGCGAAGCCGTCCGCCCCGTCGATACCGGCCCTCCGCAGCGGGCCGGGCAGGGAGTCCGGGTTCGCCCAGCCCGCGTTGCCCGCGTCCAGGTAGACCTTGGTGGCGGGAAGTCGCTTCAGCCGCTCGATGGCCCCCTTCAGCAGGTCGTACCGCTCCTGGTGGTACTGCTGCGGGGTGCAGCCGTCGACCAGGTGCAGCACGGCGTCGGGTTCCAGCACGACCGTGGCCCGGCGGTCGCCGATGCCCTCGGCCACCTTGTCGACCCAGGCGCGATAGGCGTCGCCGTCGGACGCGCCGCCCTTGGAGAACTGCCCGCAGTCCCGGTGCGGGATGTTGTAGAGGACCAGCAGGGCGTCGCGGTCGGCCTTCTCGGCGGCCTCCGTGTAGCGCTTCGCCTCGCCCTCGGGGTCCTCGGGCCCGATCCACTCCCCCACCGGCTGGGCCGCGATCTTCTTGATCAGTTCGGCCCTTGTGGTGTCGCCGTCGTCGAGGTACGACGCCACCTGCTTCGCGGCGTTGCCCTCGGGGTTGACCCAGTAGGGGTCCGTCGCCTTGGGCTGCTGGGCCGCGGGCCTGTCGCCTTCGCCGTCCGCGGAGGAACACCCCGCGACGAGCAGGACGACCCCCACCGCGGCCGCCGTCCATCGGGCGCGCCCGACTCGACTGCCGTACATCCGCTCCCCCTTGGTGCACCGTGGTACGCGCCGGGCCACCCCCCAGGCGCCCCCGCTGCCGGACCGGGTCCGGCCGGACCCATCCTGACACACGGCGTCCGCGGGCCACGAGGCGACGAGGCTTCGGCCGTCCGGGCCCTCAGACGCCGCGCGCGTCCGTGAGGTAGGCGGACACCACGACGTTGGCCGTGTAGGAAGCGGTCTTCCTGTCGTAGGTGCCACCGCAGGTGATGAGCCGGAGCTCGGCCCGGCCCGGGAGGTGTGCCCCGTACACCTTCCGGGCGTCGAACCGGTCCCGGCTCACGACCTGGACGTCGTCGATGGTGAACACGGCGACCGAGCCGTCGGTACGGGTCACCCTGACCGTCTGGCCGGGCCGGGCCGCGCTCAGGCCGTAGAAGACCGCCGGCTCGGTTTTGGTGTCGACGTGGCCGACGAACAGCGCCGCGCCCGCGGCACCGGGCCGGGTGCCCGTGCCGAACCAGCCGACTGCGTCCGGCGTCGCGAACGGCGGAGGTTCGACCGCTCCCGTCGTGTCCAGACCGCGGGCGACGACCGGGGCCGAGACACCGATCGAGGGGATGTCCACCCTGGTGGGTCCCGCCGGCGCCAGCGGCTCGCGGGCCGGCGGCAGCGGTACCCCGAGTGGACGGCCCACCGCGGCCACGTCCCCGGTCGTGGGGGCCGAGGTGCCCCCGCCACCGTCGCTCGCCTCACGGCCCCAGAGCCACAGGCCCATCAGCAGGATCGCCCAGGCCACTCCCGTGAGCAGTCTGCCGCTGCCGGGGGGCGTCTCCTCGCCGGAGGACACGGCGGTCAGTCCCGGTCCGGGGAGCCGAGGCGACGGCGGCGGGCACTGCGGCAGGCGACGGCGACGGCCGCCGCTCCGGCCAGGAGCAGCCCGATCACGGTGTGCGGGGTGCCGGGCCCCTGGGTGTCGGCGGACTTGGCCTCCTGCGAGGCCAGCCGGTCGGCAGCGCCGCCGCCACCGGCACGGACGGGGGCCACGGGGCTCTCCGCCGGGTCGGGGGCCCCGGCATCGTCCTCGTCGGAGCCGTCCTCGCCGTCCTCGCCGTCGTGGTCGTCGTGGTCGTCGTCGGAGCCGTCGTCGGAGCCGTCGTCGTGGTCGCCATCGTGGCCGTGATCCTCGTCGGAGCCGTCCTCGCGGCCGTCGCGGCCTTGGCCGTCACGGTCCTTCTTCCCGTCCTGCCCCTCGCGGTCCTTCTTCCCGTCCTGCCCTTCGCGGTCCTTCTTCCCGTCCTGGGACCCTTCGTCCTTCTTCCCGTCCCGCCCCTCACGCCCCCGCTCGGCGTTCTCCTCCTCGCCCTGCTTGTCATCGGCGTCGGAGCGGGAGGGCGGCGTGAGCGTGACGATCTGGAGCCGGTCCACGACGCCGCTCTGGCCGCCGTCGCGCACCTCGCTCCCGGATTCGGCTCCGAGAGCCTGGACGGTGTCCGTGAGCTGGGCGTTTTCCTCCGCGAACGCGGTCGCCGGGACGGGGGCCAGGATCAGGAAGCCGGTGGCCGCCCCTACGACACGGAGAGCAATCGTGACTGAACGCATTGTGAACCTCCTGGTGTAACGAGATTCACGCGTTCCGCCCAGTTCCGCATCCCCAGCAGACCCGTACGGGTCAGCGCGCCGAGCGGGTCGCGGCCTCCGAAGGGTCCCGCGGCCCACACGTCCCCTCACCCTCACTCGCACACGGACGGGCTCCACCGCGCATCGGAGACATTCCCCCGCACCGGAATCGAACAGGCGCCGAAGGTAGTGTCTACGTCGAGCGCAAGCCGCCTCGTACAACTGCGTCCGGCAGGAGAAACACCCCATGGGAGAGCGCAAGCCGATCGAATCATGGCTCACCGACATGGACGGAGTGCTGATCCACGAGGGCATCCCGATCCCCGGCGCCGAGGAGTTCCTCAAGCGGCTCAAGGAGTCCGGTAAGCCCTTCCTGGTACTGACCAACAACTCGATCTACACCCCGCGTGACCTGCACGCGCGGCTGGCCCGGATGGGCCTCGACGTGCCGACCGAGAACATCTGGACCTCGGCCCTGGCCACCGCGCAGTTCCTCGACGACCAGCGGCCGAACGGCACCGCGTACGTGATCGGCGAGGCCGGTCTGACGACCGCCCTGCACGAGATCGGGTACGTCCTCACCGACACCGATCCCGACTTCGTCATCCTGGGGGAGACCCGGACGTACTCCTTCGAGGCCATGACGAAGGCGGTACGGCTCATCAACGACGGCGCCCGGTTCATCGCGACGAACCCCGACGAGACGGGACCCTCCACCGAGGGCGCTCTGCCCGCCACAGGGGCCGTCGCGGCGCTGATCACCGCGGCCACCGGCAAGAAGCCGTACTTCGTCGGCAAGCCGAACCCGCTGATGATGCGCGCCGGGCTGAATGCCATCGGGGCCCACTCCGAGACATCGGCCATGATCGGCGACCGGATGGACACGGACGTGCTCGCCGGTCTGGAGGCCGGCATGCGGACGTTCCTCGTCATGACGGGGGTCACCAGGCCGCACGAGGTGGACAGGTTCCCGTACGGGCCCTCGAAGGTCGTGGACTCGATCGCGGACGTGATCGACTACGTCTGACGCGCTGCACCGGCAGCAGGGGGGACGGCGGTCCCGGTGACCGTGGGGCGGAGCGTGCCGTACGGGTCACCGGGGCAGGCGCTCCGGCCTGCGGGCGCGGGCGTACGGCCGCCCCACTCCCGGCCGAGCCCAGCCCGCGCCCCAGCCCGCGCCCCGGCCCTGGACTCGGCCCTGGGCACCGCCATGGACTCGCTTTCCGGGGCGGGGCGTTCGGCGGGAACCGGGCGGGCTCACCCGGATCACGCAGCCGTCAGAGACGGCGTGGCGTCACCGTGCGCCGTCCAGCCGCAGCAGGACGGAGTACGCCGACTCGGCCCGGCGAGCCGGTACGGCTTCGGGGTCGGCGTGCTCCAGGAAGCTCCGTGTCCCGCCGTGGTGGCGCACCCGGCCCCCGTCCATGAGGGTGACCGCGTCGGCTTCGTCGGCCAGGTCGGCGACGTCGTGCGTGGACATGAGCACGTATGGGCGCCGTCCAGCCCGTGACGGTGTGGGCGCTATCTGACCCGGCGCCTCATCAGGAGCAGTACCACCGCCCCGGCGAGGAGCACACCGCCCGCGGTGGCGAGGCCCACCGAGTGCCAGGGGCGGGCGCCGGTCGCGGCGAGTTCGTGTGCGT
The Streptomyces tirandamycinicus DNA segment above includes these coding regions:
- a CDS encoding helix-turn-helix domain-containing protein, producing the protein MANALRELVKSRLEQRGWSYGEVARRGGVPRSTVHHLATAERVTRMPQQTTLEGLARGLELPLETVRRAAAEACGIHLYFEEPPGATADPEVATLIASVRRLSPADRRHVTALVESLLRNTHGPGTGTGTDIDATDTGTGTDIDAGATDTDTDPGTRADTTPRPVSGSDPGTAAGTNPRTGTG
- a CDS encoding glycosyltransferase family 2 protein; the protein is MTSTPTGARPQDDDPSRTTQLRVPPQLRTGGHRLRPKKALPRYDYEHYSRLAGPLTQPDPSRPYRVQYRSLLSQEPHRVRAALLLGAAPLVSLGLFAWLMQPQHWTERDPNLDNELLLWLDVVMLVSIGLIELFRTMNVLSNAHATLVARDPIPVVPESGTRVAFLTSFVPGKEPLEMVTKTLEAAVKIRHRGLMHVWLLDEGDDPAVKEVCARLGVHHFSRKGIAKWNQEKGAHRAKTKHGNYNAWLEAHGGDYDFFASVDTDHVPLPNYLERMLGYFRDPDVGFVIGPQVYGNYDTFVTKAAESQQFLFHALIQRAGNRYGAPMFVGTSNAVRISAIKQIGGLYDSITEDMATGFEMHRAKNPATGNKWRSVYTPDVLAVGEGPSAWTDFFTQQLRWSRGTYETILKQYWKGFGTLPAGKLFNYTMMIIFYPMSALNWILAALSCALFLGMGASGVQIDPAVWMMLYGNASALQIGLYIWNRRHNVSPHEPEGSGGLAGMVMSALSAPIYARSLMDAVLRRKSKFVVTPKGDSSSPDTLFGTFRIHLFFILIFGGSLASSFWFGHDHPAMITWAGLALLITAAPIFAWRHGIREEKKKRRGRRRAKPGTGGGASEAVPPAAHEQQPQQWAPADQTMQIALGGRKK
- a CDS encoding kelch motif-containing protein, whose protein sequence is MSALPVRPNHRKNRARRILIGAAVVAAIAGFNGPAMYRYGSEQYHEYKIDRPEYKAANGRWDLLDVPAEYKINTIHAALLHTGKVLLIAGSGNNQKNFDAKKFESVLWDPETNEFTHIPTPKDMFCAGHTQLPDGKLLVAGGTKRYEKLEGDVTKAGGLMIVHNEDPDKPITLPAGTRFTGKENGKTFVSKDPVLVEKAKKVFDKKTGRFLRTEAGLGRIYVEAEKSGKRYETGTEDNYRVHGLQGTDNQNVYGIAQKLALDKKDFQGIKEAYEFDPVAEKYITVDPMNEARWYPTLTTLEDGKVLSLSGLDEIGQIVPGKDEIYDPKTKKWEYTGFERRFPTYPAIFLMDNGKLFYSGSNAGYGPADVGRDPGVWDLDTNTFTKVPGLSDPDLMETSATVMLPPAQDQRFMVIGGGGVGESEKSSEKSRLVDLKDPKPRFKDGASLDKGTRYPSASLLPDDSVLVTGGSEDYRGRSGSNVLEARTYDPKTGKYTRVADPRVGRNYHSGSVLLPDGRVMIFGSDSLFGDDANTKPGVFEQRIEIYTPPYLYRDSRPEIGAGPKKIERGGSATFKSPDAAKLASAKLMRPSAVTHVTDVDQRSIALEMRKTADGFTVTVPENRSLVPSGWYMLFVTDDKGTPSEAVWVEVP
- a CDS encoding glycoside hydrolase family 6 protein, giving the protein MYGSRVGRARWTAAAVGVVLLVAGCSSADGEGDRPAAQQPKATDPYWVNPEGNAAKQVASYLDDGDTTRAELIKKIAAQPVGEWIGPEDPEGEAKRYTEAAEKADRDALLVLYNIPHRDCGQFSKGGASDGDAYRAWVDKVAEGIGDRRATVVLEPDAVLHLVDGCTPQQYHQERYDLLKGAIERLKRLPATKVYLDAGNAGWANPDSLPGPLRRAGIDGADGFAVNVSNFQTTEASKDFGHALSAKVGGKHYVIDTSRNGNGPYTGGDPKENWCNPPGRALGEEPTTKTGDPLVDAYLWVKRPGESDGDCKGGPKAGDWYPEYALELARNTE
- a CDS encoding class F sortase, producing MSSGEETPPGSGRLLTGVAWAILLMGLWLWGREASDGGGGTSAPTTGDVAAVGRPLGVPLPPAREPLAPAGPTRVDIPSIGVSAPVVARGLDTTGAVEPPPFATPDAVGWFGTGTRPGAAGAALFVGHVDTKTEPAVFYGLSAARPGQTVRVTRTDGSVAVFTIDDVQVVSRDRFDARKVYGAHLPGRAELRLITCGGTYDRKTASYTANVVVSAYLTDARGV
- a CDS encoding HAD-IIA family hydrolase, producing MGERKPIESWLTDMDGVLIHEGIPIPGAEEFLKRLKESGKPFLVLTNNSIYTPRDLHARLARMGLDVPTENIWTSALATAQFLDDQRPNGTAYVIGEAGLTTALHEIGYVLTDTDPDFVILGETRTYSFEAMTKAVRLINDGARFIATNPDETGPSTEGALPATGAVAALITAATGKKPYFVGKPNPLMMRAGLNAIGAHSETSAMIGDRMDTDVLAGLEAGMRTFLVMTGVTRPHEVDRFPYGPSKVVDSIADVIDYV